A window of the Geothermobacter hydrogeniphilus genome harbors these coding sequences:
- the rsmB gene encoding 16S rRNA (cytosine(967)-C(5))-methyltransferase RsmB, whose amino-acid sequence MPRSPRPRNLSDPRLLAFEILQRVEQGAYADLALDDVLRRRGVSDPRDRGLLTKLVYGVLRKRGRLDYVLARHCRQPLGKLETKVLQILRLGAYQVLELERIPPSAAVNTSVNLARQVGLQRASGFINGVLRGLLRGLPQLVWPDERKNPLDHLQHACSLPRWLAKRWLAVYGAETAIRLAVAQLQPAPLSLRCNTLKVSREELLADLERRGIAARACRFAAEGVVLDDRRGLEVLPADWFQVQDEASMLVAPLLGVRSGETILDCCAAPGGKTTHLAALGDNRLAITALDLHPQRVELIRAGARRLGCAGIEACVRDMTQSADFPAPAGFDRVLVDAPCSGLGVLRHNPETRWRRKPESLGELSALQGAILGRAAELLKPGGVLVYSVCTVTEEETGQVLEGFLAAHPQFVLEDLREVMPQWAELCDRQGCLSTWPRHPFLDGFFAARLRRRI is encoded by the coding sequence ATGCCCCGTTCTCCCCGCCCCCGCAACCTGTCAGATCCGCGACTCCTCGCCTTTGAGATTCTGCAGCGGGTCGAACAGGGCGCCTATGCCGACCTCGCCCTTGACGACGTTCTGCGTCGTCGAGGCGTTTCCGATCCACGTGACCGGGGGCTGCTGACCAAGCTGGTTTACGGCGTGCTGAGAAAGCGCGGGCGGCTCGATTATGTTCTGGCCCGACATTGTCGGCAGCCGCTGGGGAAGCTGGAAACGAAGGTTCTGCAGATCCTGCGGCTGGGCGCCTACCAGGTCCTTGAGCTGGAGCGTATTCCGCCATCGGCGGCGGTCAATACCAGTGTCAACCTGGCCAGGCAGGTCGGTCTGCAGCGCGCGTCCGGGTTCATCAACGGGGTCCTGCGCGGACTGTTGCGCGGTCTGCCGCAACTGGTCTGGCCGGATGAGCGGAAAAACCCGCTGGACCATCTGCAGCATGCCTGCTCGCTGCCGCGTTGGCTGGCGAAGCGCTGGCTGGCTGTTTACGGTGCCGAAACCGCCATCCGCCTGGCTGTGGCTCAGCTGCAGCCGGCACCATTGAGTCTGCGCTGCAACACCCTCAAGGTCAGTCGGGAGGAACTGCTTGCCGACCTTGAACGACGGGGAATCGCGGCACGCGCCTGCCGGTTCGCCGCGGAGGGCGTGGTTCTTGATGACCGCCGCGGGTTGGAGGTGTTGCCCGCCGACTGGTTCCAGGTGCAGGATGAGGCGAGTATGCTGGTTGCGCCCCTGCTGGGGGTGCGGTCGGGAGAAACAATTCTTGACTGCTGTGCCGCCCCGGGGGGCAAAACCACCCATCTGGCGGCATTGGGAGACAACCGGTTGGCGATCACCGCCCTTGACCTGCATCCGCAGCGGGTCGAATTGATCCGTGCCGGGGCGCGGCGTCTCGGTTGCGCGGGGATTGAGGCGTGTGTCCGGGACATGACACAGTCTGCCGATTTTCCCGCTCCGGCCGGTTTCGATCGGGTTCTGGTCGATGCCCCCTGCAGCGGCCTTGGCGTCTTGCGCCACAACCCGGAAACCCGTTGGCGGCGAAAACCGGAATCCCTGGGCGAGTTGTCAGCCCTGCAGGGCGCCATCCTGGGCCGGGCAGCGGAGCTGCTCAAGCCGGGCGGAGTCCTGGTCTATTCGGTCTGTACCGTCACCGAGGAGGAGACCGGCCAGGTGCTGGAGGGTTTTCTCGCGGCTCATCCGCAGTTTGTCCTGGAGGATCTCCGCGAGGTCATGCCGCAGTGGGCGGAGCTGTGTGACAGACAGGGCTGCCTGTCGACCTGGCCCCGCCATCCGTTCCTCGACGGCTTCTTTGCCGCCCGCCTGCGCCGCAGGATCTGA
- a CDS encoding molybdopterin-dependent oxidoreductase gives MVNLKIDGKTVEIEQGATILAAAEKAGIRIPTLCFLKKVSPTGACRICVVEIEGVAKPMAACHTPAVDGMVVTTQSEKLYATRKQIIELLLVNHPLDCPVCDAGGECELQNITYEFNVTRQSFEAEDVSPGTIDGWPLIQQVPNRCVLCEKCVKVCHEVVGASALFTNDKGDKAFIDKHLDLCEYCGNCVQVCPTGTMISKTFKFRARPWELRKTATVCTLCSGQCETEVQTKGNEIFRVVAEDGCGSNDGNLCIGGFFSHGYVASDRRLTAPLLKQDGIHQQPVSWEEALSRVVEKGRAAGGAACAGLGSPRLTNEENYLFQKLFRAGLGSNNLDSEARFGFLRGMMTLRDQLGLGGASNRYDRIGSAAAVLVFGADVTAEAPLVDWQIERACRQGDGKLMLANMRRVKLARHANIFLQYKPGSETGLALALARLIVDKGLADEDFLNQYLADPAALEQLRTVDIDQAAAAAGVSRALLEEAADHIGGAESVAIIFGGDLLKGRQTEAATAALADLALVSGALHGDVGGLFPLDEKGNMQGVVDMGVAPELLPGQQDYATARLRFEKAWGVSLPNGGRDAAAILEGIEKGEIRFLYLAGVNPLVDFPESGRWRQALDKVDFLVVQDILASELTECADLVLPGVSFAEKSGTVTSHDGRLGYLQPALKPVGEARPDGQIFAELLALLGGAPLEAAALQAEIKDLCGLYEDVCFTGRGRRSCQKLPWQPQPKQLKVLPVSPAGPVEGLQLLAGTILFQFGSTTTYAPGPAEVAPAGYIEMNPQDGKACGVRDGGRAKLTTSTGSALGPVRFSDAVPQGLVFAPVHFADVNVQQAIPIDSCYVAVEISRP, from the coding sequence ATGGTCAATCTGAAGATCGACGGAAAGACAGTTGAAATAGAGCAGGGGGCGACGATTCTGGCCGCCGCCGAGAAGGCCGGTATCCGCATTCCGACCCTCTGTTTCCTGAAAAAAGTTTCGCCGACCGGGGCCTGCCGGATCTGCGTGGTCGAGATCGAAGGAGTCGCCAAGCCGATGGCGGCCTGTCACACGCCGGCTGTTGACGGCATGGTGGTGACCACCCAGAGTGAAAAGCTGTACGCCACCCGCAAGCAGATCATTGAACTGCTGCTGGTCAATCATCCTCTCGATTGCCCGGTCTGTGACGCCGGCGGCGAATGTGAACTGCAGAATATCACCTATGAATTCAATGTGACCCGGCAGTCCTTCGAGGCCGAGGATGTCAGCCCTGGGACCATTGATGGCTGGCCGCTGATCCAGCAGGTGCCGAACCGTTGCGTGCTCTGCGAAAAATGCGTCAAGGTCTGTCACGAGGTGGTCGGCGCCAGTGCCCTGTTCACCAACGACAAGGGAGACAAGGCCTTTATCGACAAACATCTCGACCTCTGCGAATACTGCGGCAACTGCGTCCAGGTCTGTCCGACCGGGACGATGATCTCCAAGACTTTCAAATTCCGCGCCCGGCCCTGGGAACTGCGCAAGACCGCGACCGTCTGCACCCTGTGCAGCGGCCAGTGTGAAACCGAGGTGCAGACCAAGGGCAATGAGATTTTCCGCGTGGTCGCCGAAGACGGCTGCGGCAGCAACGACGGCAACCTCTGCATCGGCGGGTTTTTCAGCCACGGCTACGTTGCTTCCGACCGTCGCCTGACGGCCCCGCTGCTGAAACAGGACGGCATCCATCAGCAGCCGGTCTCCTGGGAGGAGGCGTTGTCCCGGGTGGTGGAAAAGGGGCGCGCCGCGGGCGGGGCGGCCTGTGCCGGACTGGGTTCCCCGCGCCTGACCAACGAGGAGAATTATCTCTTCCAGAAACTTTTCCGGGCTGGACTGGGCAGCAACAATCTCGACAGCGAGGCCCGGTTCGGTTTCCTGCGCGGGATGATGACTCTGCGTGACCAGCTCGGGCTCGGCGGTGCCAGCAATCGGTATGATCGCATCGGCTCGGCGGCGGCGGTGCTGGTTTTCGGTGCCGACGTGACTGCCGAGGCCCCCCTGGTTGACTGGCAGATTGAGCGTGCCTGCCGCCAGGGTGACGGCAAGCTGATGCTGGCCAACATGCGACGGGTGAAGCTGGCTCGACATGCCAATATCTTCCTGCAGTACAAGCCGGGCAGTGAAACCGGCCTGGCGCTGGCGCTGGCCCGGTTGATTGTCGACAAGGGGCTGGCCGATGAGGATTTCCTCAATCAGTATCTTGCCGACCCGGCAGCCCTTGAGCAACTGAGGACGGTTGATATCGATCAGGCGGCTGCCGCGGCCGGGGTTTCCCGGGCGCTGCTCGAAGAGGCGGCCGATCACATCGGCGGTGCTGAATCGGTCGCCATCATTTTCGGCGGAGACCTTCTCAAGGGTCGTCAGACCGAAGCCGCCACGGCCGCTCTGGCCGATCTGGCCCTGGTGTCGGGGGCCCTGCACGGCGATGTCGGCGGTCTGTTCCCGCTCGATGAAAAAGGCAACATGCAGGGCGTGGTTGACATGGGAGTGGCTCCCGAGTTGCTGCCCGGCCAGCAGGATTACGCCACCGCCAGGCTGCGGTTTGAAAAGGCCTGGGGGGTAAGCCTGCCGAACGGCGGGCGTGACGCCGCCGCCATCCTTGAAGGCATCGAAAAGGGTGAAATCCGGTTTCTCTATCTGGCCGGGGTTAACCCCCTGGTTGATTTTCCCGAGAGCGGCCGCTGGCGTCAGGCCCTTGACAAGGTTGATTTCCTGGTAGTTCAGGACATCCTCGCTTCCGAGTTGACCGAATGCGCTGACCTGGTTCTGCCCGGTGTCAGTTTTGCCGAAAAGAGCGGTACGGTGACCAGCCATGACGGCCGTCTCGGTTATCTGCAGCCGGCCCTGAAGCCTGTGGGAGAGGCCCGCCCTGATGGTCAGATCTTTGCCGAGCTGCTGGCGTTGCTGGGTGGTGCCCCGCTGGAGGCCGCGGCCTTGCAGGCCGAGATCAAGGATCTTTGTGGTCTCTACGAAGACGTCTGTTTCACCGGCCGGGGCCGCAGAAGCTGTCAGAAACTTCCCTGGCAGCCGCAGCCGAAACAGCTGAAAGTCCTTCCCGTGTCCCCGGCAGGCCCGGTTGAAGGTCTGCAACTGCTGGCCGGAACGATCCTCTTTCAGTTCGGTAGTACCACCACTTATGCTCCCGGTCCCGCCGAGGTGGCGCCGGCCGGGTACATCGAAATGAATCCGCAGGATGGAAAAGCCTGTGGCGTTCGGGACGGCGGTCGGGCCAAGTTGACGACCAGTACCGGCAGTGCCCTGGGTCCGGTCCGTTTCAGCGACGCGGTCCCGCAGGGGCTGGTGTTCGCCCCGGTGCATTTCGCCGATGTCAACGTGCAGCAGGCGATTCCGATCGACAGCTGCTACGTGGCGGTGGAGATCAGTAGGCCTTAG
- the sucD gene encoding succinate--CoA ligase subunit alpha produces the protein MSILIDKNTKVITQGITGATGLFHAQGCRDYCNTQMVGGVTPGKGGGEIDGFPIFDTVEEAVEKTGANVSVIYVPPIGSADAIMEAVDAGLDLVICITEGVPVLDMVKVKKYMEGKKTRLIGPNCPGVITPGQCKIGIMPGYIHKPGPVGVVSRSGTLTYEAVWQLTSRDIGQTTCVGIGGDPVNGTSHLDTLQMFEEDPDTEAVIMIGEIGGDAEEKAAEFVRDHMTKPVAAFIAGATAPPGKRMGHAGAIISGGKGDAASKKAFLRECGISVADSPAEMAEALLKIWKP, from the coding sequence ATGAGTATTCTGATCGATAAAAACACCAAAGTCATCACCCAGGGAATTACCGGTGCCACCGGCCTGTTTCATGCCCAGGGCTGCCGCGATTACTGCAACACCCAGATGGTCGGCGGGGTCACTCCCGGCAAGGGCGGCGGCGAGATCGACGGGTTTCCGATTTTCGATACCGTCGAAGAAGCGGTCGAGAAGACCGGCGCCAATGTTTCGGTTATCTACGTACCGCCGATCGGCAGCGCCGACGCCATCATGGAGGCGGTCGACGCCGGGCTCGACCTGGTGATCTGTATCACCGAAGGCGTGCCGGTTCTCGACATGGTCAAGGTCAAGAAGTACATGGAGGGCAAGAAGACCCGCCTGATCGGCCCCAACTGTCCCGGCGTCATCACCCCCGGGCAGTGCAAGATCGGCATCATGCCCGGTTACATCCACAAGCCCGGTCCGGTCGGGGTGGTTTCCCGCTCCGGCACCCTGACCTATGAAGCGGTCTGGCAGCTGACCAGCCGCGATATCGGTCAGACCACCTGTGTCGGTATCGGCGGAGACCCGGTCAACGGCACCAGCCACCTTGACACGCTGCAGATGTTCGAGGAGGATCCCGACACCGAGGCGGTGATCATGATCGGTGAGATCGGCGGCGACGCCGAAGAGAAGGCTGCCGAGTTCGTCCGTGACCACATGACCAAGCCGGTAGCCGCGTTCATTGCCGGCGCCACCGCCCCTCCCGGGAAGCGGATGGGCCATGCCGGTGCCATCATTTCCGGCGGCAAGGGCGACGCGGCGAGCAAGAAAGCCTTCCTGCGCGAGTGCGGCATCAGTGTTGCCGATTCTCCTGCGGAGATGGCCGAGGCGCTGCTCAAGATCTGGAAGCCCTGA
- the htpX gene encoding zinc metalloprotease HtpX, with translation MNALRTAALMTLLTLLLVAAGGAIGGQGGATFALLMAAVMNLGSYWFSDKIVVKMYRGREVQSGPLFDVVTELCRRNGLPMPRVYMLPQQAPNAFATGRNPQHAVVAATEGILQILSRDELMGVMAHELAHVQNRDILIGSIAATFAGAISWLAHMAQWALIFGGGRDDEDSNPLALIGMMILAPIAAMLVQMAISRSREYQADATGAKFCGSPFSLANALRKLEAGNRRQPMAKVNEATAHMFIVNPLKGGGMMALFSTHPPMEERIRRLEAMTVG, from the coding sequence ATGAATGCTCTTCGAACTGCAGCCCTGATGACCCTGCTGACCCTGCTGCTGGTGGCGGCCGGTGGCGCCATCGGTGGACAGGGAGGCGCCACCTTCGCCCTGTTGATGGCCGCGGTGATGAACCTCGGCAGCTACTGGTTTTCCGACAAGATCGTGGTCAAGATGTACCGCGGCCGGGAAGTGCAGAGCGGTCCCCTCTTTGACGTGGTCACGGAACTCTGCCGGCGCAACGGTCTGCCGATGCCGCGGGTCTACATGCTGCCGCAGCAGGCCCCCAATGCCTTTGCCACCGGCCGCAACCCGCAGCACGCGGTGGTGGCCGCCACCGAGGGAATTCTGCAGATCCTTTCCCGTGACGAGTTGATGGGGGTGATGGCCCACGAGCTGGCGCACGTGCAGAACCGCGACATCCTCATCGGTTCGATCGCCGCCACCTTCGCCGGGGCGATTTCCTGGCTGGCGCACATGGCGCAGTGGGCGCTGATCTTCGGTGGCGGCCGTGATGACGAGGACAGCAACCCGTTGGCGCTGATCGGCATGATGATCCTGGCGCCGATCGCGGCGATGCTGGTGCAGATGGCGATCTCCCGTTCCCGCGAGTACCAGGCCGATGCAACCGGAGCGAAATTCTGCGGCAGTCCCTTCAGTCTCGCCAACGCCCTGCGCAAGCTGGAGGCCGGTAACCGGCGTCAGCCGATGGCAAAGGTCAACGAGGCGACCGCCCATATGTTTATCGTCAATCCGCTCAAGGGCGGCGGGATGATGGCGCTTTTCTCCACTCATCCGCCGATGGAGGAACGCATTCGTCGACTGGAGGCGATGACTGTCGGCTGA
- the fmt gene encoding methionyl-tRNA formyltransferase codes for MQPADIRTVFMGTPDFACPSLAGLIDAGCNLVGVFTQPDRPSGRGRKLTPPPVKVLAEQRQIPVFQPEKLRRPEAVEQLRSLAPDLVVVVAYGQILSREVLQLPRFGCINVHASLLPKYRGAAPINKAIIDGETVTGVTTMYMDEGLDTGDMLIRKSLDIGPNETAGELHDRLAPLGAEAMRETLQRLCAGTLERVPQNDAESSYASMMKKEDGRIDWNRPARQVHNLVRGLDPWPSAYTTLDGLTLKIAATSVVAGTGEPGMVLQASADGVLVACGEQALLVGRLQLPGKKQLAAADFLRGHDLPPGTRLG; via the coding sequence ATGCAGCCCGCTGATATCCGCACCGTTTTCATGGGGACCCCCGACTTCGCCTGCCCGTCCCTCGCGGGCCTGATTGATGCCGGTTGCAACCTGGTCGGAGTTTTCACCCAGCCCGACCGGCCGAGCGGTCGCGGTCGCAAGCTGACCCCGCCGCCGGTCAAGGTGCTGGCCGAGCAGCGGCAGATTCCGGTTTTTCAGCCGGAGAAGCTGCGGCGTCCCGAGGCGGTCGAACAGCTGCGGAGCCTCGCTCCGGATCTGGTGGTGGTGGTGGCCTACGGGCAGATCCTCTCCCGGGAAGTGCTGCAGCTGCCCCGCTTCGGCTGCATCAACGTCCATGCCTCGCTGTTGCCGAAGTATCGCGGCGCGGCGCCGATCAACAAGGCGATCATCGATGGTGAGACGGTCACCGGGGTGACCACCATGTACATGGATGAAGGGCTCGATACCGGAGATATGCTGATCCGGAAGAGTCTTGACATCGGTCCGAATGAAACCGCCGGCGAGTTGCACGATCGTCTCGCGCCGCTCGGTGCCGAGGCGATGCGGGAGACCCTGCAGCGGCTCTGTGCCGGGACCCTGGAACGGGTGCCGCAGAATGACGCGGAAAGCAGCTATGCCTCGATGATGAAGAAGGAGGATGGCCGCATCGACTGGAACCGCCCGGCGCGGCAGGTTCATAACCTGGTTCGCGGTCTTGATCCCTGGCCGTCGGCCTACACGACCCTCGATGGCCTGACCCTGAAGATTGCCGCGACCTCGGTGGTTGCCGGGACGGGAGAGCCGGGTATGGTGCTGCAGGCCTCCGCCGACGGAGTGCTGGTCGCCTGCGGGGAGCAGGCGCTGCTTGTCGGTCGGCTGCAGTTGCCCGGCAAAAAACAGCTTGCGGCGGCGGACTTTCTGCGTGGTCACGATCTTCCGCCCGGGACAAGGCTCGGCTGA
- the def gene encoding peptide deformylase produces the protein MALLKIVRHPDPVLKKVAAPVTDFDAGLRRLAEDMAETMYAAPGVGLAAPQVGVSKRLIVLDCSPKDEKQLVVAVNPKIVFGEGESCEEEGCLSVPSYYAKVERKARVQVQYQDLEGVEHLVEVEGLWSTCFQHEIDHLDGILFVDRLSPLKKSIFRKKYKKILEQLEEQL, from the coding sequence ATGGCTCTGCTGAAAATAGTTCGTCATCCCGACCCGGTGCTGAAAAAGGTGGCTGCCCCGGTGACCGATTTTGATGCCGGGTTGCGGCGGTTGGCCGAAGACATGGCCGAGACCATGTATGCCGCGCCGGGAGTCGGCCTGGCCGCCCCCCAGGTCGGGGTTTCAAAACGGTTGATTGTTCTCGACTGCAGTCCCAAGGATGAAAAGCAGCTGGTGGTTGCCGTCAATCCGAAGATCGTTTTCGGCGAAGGGGAGTCCTGCGAAGAGGAGGGTTGCCTGTCGGTTCCGAGCTACTATGCCAAGGTTGAACGCAAGGCCCGGGTGCAGGTGCAGTACCAGGATCTGGAGGGCGTCGAACATCTGGTCGAAGTCGAGGGCCTGTGGTCGACCTGCTTCCAGCACGAAATCGACCATCTCGACGGCATCCTCTTCGTTGACCGGCTTTCACCGCTGAAAAAAAGCATCTTCCGCAAAAAGTACAAAAAAATTCTTGAACAGTTGGAGGAGCAGCTCTGA
- a CDS encoding DUF116 domain-containing protein translates to MNQDFKPRKRLFIALLGGAGGVVLVVAFLLWWVPSVGLGNIHPALPLIFGLVLGVLSLVVVGGLALLILTLLTGRDLFFSERLRRIVIRYLFPAIINLGKLLGVDRDTLQQSFIALNNQLVRAKKLRVRPDQALILLPHCIQLFDCDIKITGDIQKCVRCGRCDISGLAEIAVERGIDIAVATGGTLARKIIVDKRPRFILAVACERDLTSGIRDSYPLPVIGVLNHRPNGPCFNTHVVLDEVRQVLGEHVVETT, encoded by the coding sequence GTGAATCAGGATTTCAAACCGCGCAAGCGGCTTTTTATCGCCCTGCTCGGTGGTGCCGGCGGTGTGGTGCTGGTCGTCGCTTTTCTGCTCTGGTGGGTGCCCTCGGTCGGGCTCGGCAACATCCATCCGGCCCTGCCGTTGATTTTCGGCCTGGTGCTGGGGGTGCTGTCGCTGGTTGTGGTCGGCGGTCTTGCCCTGCTGATCCTGACCCTGCTGACCGGGCGGGATCTGTTCTTCTCCGAGCGGCTGCGGCGGATTGTCATTCGCTATCTTTTCCCCGCCATCATCAACCTCGGCAAGTTGCTCGGTGTCGACCGTGATACCCTGCAGCAATCCTTCATCGCTCTCAACAACCAACTGGTGCGGGCCAAGAAGCTGCGGGTCCGTCCCGATCAGGCCCTGATCCTGCTGCCGCACTGCATCCAGCTGTTCGACTGCGATATCAAGATCACCGGCGATATCCAGAAATGCGTGCGTTGCGGACGCTGTGACATCAGCGGCCTGGCCGAAATCGCCGTCGAACGCGGGATCGATATCGCGGTTGCCACCGGCGGTACCCTGGCGCGCAAGATCATCGTCGACAAGCGTCCACGCTTCATCCTTGCCGTGGCCTGCGAGCGGGACCTGACTTCGGGTATTCGCGATTCCTATCCGCTGCCGGTTATCGGGGTTCTCAACCATCGCCCCAACGGCCCCTGCTTCAATACCCATGTCGTTCTCGACGAAGTGCGCCAGGTCCTGGGTGAACACGTGGTCGAAACTACGTGA
- the grxC gene encoding glutaredoxin 3 has translation MSSIEIYTRNYCPYCRRAKELLKIKGVDFVEYEISDDPEKEQEMVQRSERRTVPQIFINGSGIGGCDELFTLDERGELDAILRAETLS, from the coding sequence ATGAGCAGTATCGAAATCTACACCAGAAACTACTGCCCCTATTGTCGCCGCGCCAAGGAACTGCTGAAAATCAAGGGGGTCGATTTCGTCGAGTATGAGATCAGCGACGACCCCGAGAAAGAGCAGGAAATGGTCCAGCGTTCAGAACGCCGGACAGTACCGCAGATCTTTATCAACGGCAGCGGGATCGGCGGCTGTGACGAACTCTTCACCCTCGACGAGCGGGGCGAACTCGATGCCATATTGAGAGCCGAGACCCTTTCCTGA
- a CDS encoding FAD-dependent oxidoreductase, whose translation MSQVIFSSWGRQIVDNRQGGETDLASLKLKLPDRYLENGAIGAFMGWDGIIVLDRETDIVAMAAEYMKRVQEKYCCAKCSPGKKGTRVLQDTLARIVSGHGEERDLEIIEGLSALLDNCKCTLCMTSALPVFDTVKYFRDDYLAYIRGRRKAKPAASYHDKLTAPCMDRCPAHIDIPSYIEEIKNRRFDESLDVIRRNMPIPAVCGRVCPHPCESACRRALVDEPISIMVLKRVAADHEWMHHKQPPMAPAGSREKTVCVIGGGPAGVSCAYYLALEGYKVTILDMLPEPGGTVAVGIPDYRMPRDLLRREYEIVQGLGVEIKFNTKLGRDISLKQVKEQYDGVFIGVGAFRSKPMGVEGEDQGYEGFSEGGINYLRAVALGQPIKTGKRVIVVGGGNTAIDCVRVALREGAEDSILVYRRTRKEMPAESYEVDDAEEEGVQFEFLRNPTRLVHENGRITGVEVVKMELGEPDESGRRRPQPVPGSEYVIPCDMVIPAIGQDPDLSFLEEDNLGIETTRWNTIVTRGGVLMTDCEGVFAGGDCEIGPMTVVAAVGQGRRAARAMARYLETGRTFLDEADAMEDLVNNLGVFDKDEPVGLAGGTHREHQPKISGPERARGWDEIELAMPETQAVREAERCLRCYRVGMVAVG comes from the coding sequence TTGTCTCAGGTTATTTTTTCCAGCTGGGGTCGGCAGATCGTCGATAACCGCCAGGGCGGTGAAACGGATCTTGCTTCGCTGAAGCTGAAGCTGCCGGACCGCTACCTTGAGAACGGTGCTATCGGCGCCTTCATGGGTTGGGACGGCATTATCGTACTCGACAGGGAAACCGATATTGTCGCCATGGCCGCTGAATATATGAAGCGGGTCCAGGAGAAGTACTGTTGCGCCAAGTGTTCTCCCGGCAAGAAAGGGACCCGGGTGCTGCAGGATACCCTGGCCCGCATCGTCTCCGGTCACGGCGAGGAGCGGGATCTGGAGATTATCGAGGGCTTGTCGGCACTGCTCGACAACTGCAAGTGTACCCTCTGCATGACCTCGGCGCTCCCGGTTTTCGATACCGTCAAGTATTTTCGTGACGACTACCTCGCTTACATCCGCGGTCGGCGCAAAGCGAAACCGGCCGCTTCCTATCACGACAAGTTGACCGCGCCCTGCATGGACCGCTGTCCGGCGCATATTGACATCCCGTCGTACATCGAAGAGATCAAGAATCGCCGTTTCGACGAATCGCTTGACGTCATCCGCCGCAACATGCCGATTCCGGCGGTCTGCGGCCGGGTCTGCCCGCACCCCTGCGAAAGCGCCTGCCGGCGCGCGCTGGTTGATGAACCGATCAGTATCATGGTCCTCAAGCGGGTGGCGGCCGATCATGAGTGGATGCATCACAAGCAGCCGCCGATGGCGCCTGCCGGCAGCAGGGAAAAAACCGTCTGCGTGATCGGCGGCGGCCCCGCCGGCGTTTCCTGTGCCTACTACCTGGCCCTTGAGGGCTACAAGGTCACCATCCTCGACATGCTTCCGGAGCCCGGCGGCACGGTCGCGGTCGGTATTCCCGACTATCGCATGCCTCGTGATCTGCTGCGGCGCGAATACGAAATCGTGCAGGGCCTCGGCGTCGAGATCAAGTTCAATACCAAGCTCGGCCGCGATATTTCCCTGAAACAGGTCAAGGAACAGTACGACGGCGTTTTTATCGGTGTCGGCGCCTTCCGTTCCAAGCCGATGGGGGTTGAGGGGGAAGACCAGGGTTACGAAGGCTTCTCCGAAGGCGGCATCAACTACCTGCGTGCCGTGGCACTCGGCCAGCCGATCAAGACCGGCAAACGGGTGATCGTGGTCGGCGGCGGGAATACCGCCATCGACTGTGTGCGGGTCGCCCTGCGCGAGGGCGCCGAGGACTCGATCCTGGTCTATCGGCGAACCCGCAAGGAGATGCCGGCGGAATCCTATGAGGTCGATGATGCCGAGGAGGAGGGCGTACAGTTCGAGTTCCTGCGCAATCCGACCCGGCTGGTGCACGAGAACGGCAGGATCACCGGGGTTGAGGTGGTCAAGATGGAACTCGGCGAGCCGGACGAGTCGGGTCGTCGTCGTCCGCAGCCGGTGCCCGGCAGCGAGTACGTGATCCCCTGTGACATGGTCATCCCGGCCATCGGCCAGGACCCGGATCTTTCCTTCCTCGAAGAGGATAATCTCGGCATCGAAACCACCCGCTGGAACACCATCGTGACCCGCGGCGGGGTGTTGATGACCGACTGCGAGGGCGTTTTTGCCGGTGGTGACTGTGAAATCGGACCGATGACCGTGGTCGCTGCGGTCGGCCAGGGGCGCCGTGCCGCCCGCGCCATGGCCCGCTATCTCGAAACCGGCAGGACCTTCCTCGACGAGGCCGATGCCATGGAAGACCTGGTGAACAATCTTGGTGTGTTCGACAAGGATGAGCCGGTCGGTCTGGCCGGCGGCACCCATCGCGAGCATCAGCCGAAGATCAGTGGTCCCGAGCGGGCCAGGGGGTGGGACGAGATCGAACTGGCGATGCCGGAAACCCAGGCGGTGCGTGAGGCGGAACGTTGCCTGCGCTGCTACCGGGTCGGCATGGTGGCGGTTGGGTAA
- the rpe gene encoding ribulose-phosphate 3-epimerase, with protein sequence MVKIAPSILSADFGRLAEEIQAVAAAGADYIHVDVMDGHFVPNITIGPLVTVAARQATELPVDVHLMIENPDLYIPEFAKAGADIITVHQEAVAHLHRTVQLIRSLGKKAGVSINPATPVSSLDVILEDLDLVLVMSVNPGFGGQGFIDSALGKISQLRQMIDSRGLATEIEVDGGVKIDNIGRIAAAGADVLVAGSAVFGSDDYTATIDQLKANAVAQT encoded by the coding sequence ATGGTCAAGATAGCCCCCTCGATTCTCTCGGCCGACTTCGGTCGTCTTGCCGAAGAGATTCAGGCCGTCGCCGCCGCCGGCGCCGACTATATCCACGTCGATGTCATGGACGGGCATTTCGTGCCGAACATCACCATCGGGCCGCTGGTGACCGTTGCCGCCCGTCAGGCGACGGAGCTGCCGGTCGATGTCCACCTGATGATCGAAAACCCTGATCTTTACATCCCCGAATTCGCCAAGGCCGGTGCCGACATCATCACCGTTCACCAGGAGGCGGTCGCCCATCTGCACCGGACCGTGCAGCTGATCAGGAGTCTGGGGAAAAAAGCCGGGGTTTCGATCAACCCGGCCACGCCGGTTTCCAGTCTCGACGTGATTCTGGAAGATCTCGACCTGGTGCTGGTGATGAGTGTCAATCCGGGGTTCGGCGGACAGGGATTTATCGACAGCGCGCTGGGCAAGATCAGCCAGTTGCGGCAGATGATCGACAGCCGCGGCCTGGCGACTGAAATCGAGGTGGATGGCGGAGTCAAGATCGACAACATCGGTCGGATTGCCGCGGCCGGTGCTGATGTGCTGGTGGCCGGCAGCGCGGTCTTCGGCAGTGATGACTACACGGCGACCATTGATCAGCTCAAGGCCAATGCTGTTGCGCAGACCTGA